The following are encoded in a window of Nocardioides houyundeii genomic DNA:
- a CDS encoding NAD kinase: MTEAPAAVRRVLLLAHTGRQEARDVALSFVKALTEHGLVVRLLADEAADLGLEPHLFEPAIEVLADARGAGEGCEVAVVLGGDGTILRAAEITHGSGTPLLGVNLGHVGFLAEAEVDDVDSTIDAVVQRRYTLEDRLTIDVRVYQDKELVASTFALNEASVEKAARKRMLEVVIEVDGRPLSRWGCDGVVCSTPTGSTAYNFSAGGPVVWPGVEALLMVPISAHALFARPMVVAPTSVLAVEVLAGTEGAGVLWCDGRRTVDLAPGARIEVRRGAHPVRLVRLHQAPFTDRLVAKFDLPVEGWRGAAERRRRENGDASIENGSSSAAQGQADV; the protein is encoded by the coding sequence GTGACTGAAGCCCCCGCCGCCGTGCGTCGCGTGCTCCTGCTGGCCCACACCGGGCGGCAGGAGGCGCGAGACGTCGCCCTGTCGTTCGTCAAGGCGCTCACCGAGCACGGTCTGGTCGTCCGCCTGCTGGCGGACGAGGCGGCCGACCTCGGCCTGGAGCCCCACCTCTTCGAGCCCGCCATCGAGGTCCTCGCCGACGCCCGCGGCGCGGGCGAGGGCTGTGAGGTCGCGGTGGTCCTCGGTGGGGACGGCACCATCCTGCGGGCCGCCGAGATCACCCACGGCAGCGGCACCCCGCTCCTCGGGGTCAACCTGGGGCATGTCGGCTTCCTCGCCGAGGCCGAGGTGGACGACGTCGACTCGACCATCGACGCGGTGGTGCAGCGGCGCTACACCCTGGAGGACCGGCTCACCATCGACGTACGGGTCTACCAGGACAAGGAGCTGGTGGCCAGCACCTTCGCCCTCAACGAGGCGAGCGTGGAGAAGGCCGCCCGCAAGCGCATGCTCGAGGTGGTGATCGAGGTCGACGGGCGTCCGCTGTCCCGCTGGGGCTGCGACGGCGTGGTCTGCTCCACCCCCACCGGATCGACCGCCTACAACTTCAGCGCCGGAGGCCCCGTCGTGTGGCCGGGCGTCGAGGCGTTGCTGATGGTCCCGATCAGCGCCCACGCGCTCTTCGCGCGGCCCATGGTGGTGGCGCCCACCTCGGTGCTGGCGGTCGAGGTGCTGGCCGGGACCGAGGGAGCCGGGGTGCTCTGGTGCGACGGGCGCAGGACCGTCGACCTCGCACCGGGAGCCCGCATCGAGGTGCGTCGTGGCGCCCACCCGGTCCGCCTCGTGCGACTCCACCAGGCCCCCTTCACCGACCGACTCGTGGCCAAGTTCGACCTGCCCGTCGAAGGCTGGCGCGGGGCGGCGGAGCGGCGGCGCCGGGAGAACGGCGACGCCTCGATCGAGAACGGGTCGAGCTCCGCGGCGCAGGGCCAGGCCGATGTTTGA
- the recN gene encoding DNA repair protein RecN, with the protein MFEEIRISSLGVIEDSTLELGPGFTVITGETGAGKTMVVTALGLLLGGRSDSGAVRRGANAARVEGVVATSDLPDFADLVIEAGGEVEDGRVVLARNISAEGRSRAWVGGAGVPAARLASLTEPLVAVHGQSDQHRLLRPSAQREALDRFGGPVLAELLEAYTARYAALTAVERELDEVVNSARERAREADQLRFALAEIEAADPYPGEDVELAAEESRLGYADTLRTAAERAREALSSDQDAPDALGAASLARASLDAVREHDPEAGGLADRLGELSYLLSDLAADVASYASKLDIDPLRLAAVSERRAALTGLTRKYGETIEQVLAWSGESARRLLELEDTDDRVVELREQRATLRAELASTGSALSAARAEAADRLAEEVTAELTLLAMPHATLDVVVTQHEAAPTGEDSGPLPVDGRWLRYSATGLDEVELLLAANAGMSPRPLDKGASGGELSRVMLAVEVALAGTNSVPTFVFDEVDSGVGGKAAIEIGRRLAELARSAQVLVVTHLPQVAAFADRHIVVAKASDGSVTTSGLTTLSEDERERELSRMLAGLDDSDTALAHARELMENARQATR; encoded by the coding sequence ATGTTTGAGGAGATCAGGATCAGCTCGCTGGGGGTCATCGAGGACTCCACCCTGGAGCTCGGGCCCGGCTTCACCGTGATCACCGGCGAGACCGGCGCCGGCAAGACCATGGTCGTGACCGCACTGGGGCTGCTGCTGGGCGGGCGATCCGACAGCGGGGCCGTGCGGCGGGGCGCCAACGCGGCACGCGTCGAGGGGGTGGTGGCGACCTCGGACCTGCCCGACTTCGCCGACCTGGTGATCGAGGCCGGTGGCGAGGTCGAGGACGGGCGGGTGGTGCTGGCCCGCAACATCTCCGCGGAGGGGCGCTCTCGCGCCTGGGTGGGCGGTGCCGGCGTGCCGGCGGCCCGGCTGGCGTCCCTGACCGAGCCGCTGGTCGCGGTGCACGGACAGTCGGACCAGCATCGGCTGCTTCGGCCCTCGGCGCAGAGGGAGGCCCTGGACCGTTTCGGCGGTCCCGTCCTCGCCGAGCTGCTGGAGGCCTACACGGCGCGGTACGCCGCCCTGACCGCGGTGGAGCGCGAGCTCGACGAGGTGGTCAACTCCGCTCGTGAGCGGGCACGAGAGGCCGACCAGCTGCGCTTCGCCCTGGCGGAGATCGAGGCGGCCGACCCCTACCCCGGCGAGGACGTCGAGCTGGCCGCCGAGGAGTCTCGGCTCGGGTACGCCGACACCCTGCGGACCGCCGCCGAACGGGCCCGTGAGGCGCTGTCGAGTGACCAGGACGCTCCCGACGCCCTGGGCGCGGCATCACTGGCACGTGCCTCCCTGGACGCCGTGCGCGAGCACGACCCGGAGGCGGGCGGGCTCGCCGACAGGCTGGGTGAGCTCAGCTACCTGCTCTCCGACCTTGCTGCGGACGTGGCGTCGTACGCCTCGAAGCTGGACATCGACCCCCTGAGGCTGGCCGCGGTCAGCGAGCGGAGGGCAGCCCTGACGGGGCTGACCCGCAAGTACGGCGAGACCATCGAGCAGGTGCTGGCCTGGTCGGGGGAGTCGGCCCGGCGGCTGCTGGAGCTGGAGGACACCGACGATCGCGTGGTGGAGCTGCGCGAGCAGCGGGCGACGCTGCGGGCCGAGCTCGCCAGCACCGGCTCGGCGCTCTCCGCGGCTCGAGCCGAAGCCGCGGACCGCCTGGCGGAGGAGGTGACCGCAGAGCTCACCCTGCTGGCGATGCCGCACGCGACGCTGGACGTCGTGGTGACCCAGCACGAGGCCGCCCCGACGGGGGAGGACAGCGGCCCCTTGCCGGTCGACGGACGCTGGCTGCGCTACTCCGCCACCGGACTGGACGAGGTGGAGCTGCTGCTGGCGGCCAACGCGGGGATGAGCCCCCGCCCGCTCGACAAGGGCGCCTCTGGAGGTGAGCTCTCCCGTGTGATGCTGGCCGTGGAGGTCGCCCTGGCGGGCACCAACTCGGTGCCGACGTTCGTCTTCGACGAGGTCGACTCCGGGGTGGGCGGCAAGGCGGCCATCGAGATCGGTCGGCGGCTGGCCGAGCTGGCGCGCTCGGCCCAGGTGCTGGTGGTCACCCACCTGCCACAGGTGGCGGCCTTCGCGGACCGACACATCGTCGTGGCCAAGGCCAGCGACGGGTCGGTCACCACCTCCGGTCTCACCACGCTGAGCGAGGACGAGCGGGAGCGCGAGCTGTCCCGGATGCTCGCCGGTCTCGACGACTCCGACACGGCGCTCGCGCACGCCCGTGAGCTCATGGAGAACGCCCGCCAGGCGACTCGCTGA
- the steA gene encoding putative cytokinetic ring protein SteA: MKFATKSRPAPVLPGVIGTVRVDRRTRALLSRLREGDLALIDHVDLDRGTAQTLVDSGVTAVLNATAMISGRYPNLGPQVLADAGVQMIDQLGSEAFSLIRDGAAVRVLDGQVHLADDVVVSGRELGAEQIAEQLEDARAGLGHQLASFTHNSSEFLRREQDLLLHGEGVPRPATVLADRPVVVVVPGHEHAAELKSVRAFIAEQRPVLIGVDRGADALAEAGFTADVVVLSASSSEDEIPSPAVLRAAKDVIVRVDRGAPRVVTERFERLGIQPLRLETSATTEDAALIVADAGHASVIIGVGMHATLAEFLDRQRAGLASTYLTRLKVGPRLVDATAVPTLYSGRVRPRHLAVVLVAGLLALVAAIGTTPVGQEWSDSLLHGSGDLIDYLQGKLS; this comes from the coding sequence ATGAAGTTCGCCACGAAGTCACGTCCAGCCCCCGTTCTGCCCGGCGTCATCGGGACCGTCAGGGTGGATCGCCGTACCCGGGCGCTGCTGTCCCGGCTCCGCGAAGGCGACCTGGCGCTCATCGACCACGTCGACCTCGACCGGGGGACCGCCCAGACCCTGGTGGACTCCGGGGTGACAGCGGTGCTCAACGCCACCGCGATGATCTCCGGGCGCTATCCGAACCTCGGCCCGCAGGTGCTGGCCGACGCCGGAGTGCAGATGATCGACCAGCTCGGGTCCGAGGCGTTCTCGCTGATCCGGGACGGAGCCGCGGTCCGGGTCCTCGACGGACAGGTCCACCTGGCCGACGACGTCGTGGTCAGCGGCCGAGAGCTCGGCGCGGAGCAGATCGCGGAGCAGCTCGAGGACGCCCGCGCCGGGCTGGGACACCAGCTGGCCAGCTTCACGCACAACAGCAGCGAGTTCCTCCGGCGCGAGCAGGACCTGCTGCTGCACGGTGAGGGGGTGCCTCGGCCCGCCACGGTGCTGGCGGACCGGCCCGTCGTCGTGGTGGTGCCCGGGCACGAGCACGCCGCGGAGCTCAAGAGCGTCCGCGCCTTCATCGCCGAGCAGCGTCCCGTGCTGATCGGTGTCGACCGCGGCGCCGACGCGCTCGCGGAAGCCGGGTTCACCGCCGACGTCGTGGTGCTCTCCGCCTCCTCCAGCGAGGACGAGATCCCCTCCCCGGCGGTCCTGCGGGCGGCCAAGGACGTGATCGTGCGGGTAGACCGCGGCGCCCCGCGCGTGGTCACCGAGCGGTTCGAGCGGCTCGGCATCCAGCCGCTGCGCCTGGAGACGTCCGCGACCACGGAGGACGCGGCCCTCATCGTGGCCGACGCCGGCCATGCGTCGGTGATCATCGGGGTGGGGATGCACGCCACCCTCGCCGAGTTCCTGGACCGTCAGCGCGCCGGCCTGGCCAGCACCTACCTGACCAGGCTCAAGGTGGGACCTCGGCTGGTGGACGCCACCGCGGTGCCCACGCTCTACTCGGGCCGGGTGCGACCGCGCCACCTGGCCGTCGTGCTCGTGGCAGGGCTGCTGGCCCTGGTCGCGGCGATCGGCACCACACCGGTGGGCCAGGAGTGGAGCGACAGCCTCCTCCACGGCTCCGGTGACCTCATCGACTACCTGCAGGGGAAGCTCTCGTGA